One genomic region from Fusobacterium sp. JB019 encodes:
- a CDS encoding nitroreductase family protein produces the protein MDKNIFLKNRSYRSFTSRSVYKEELLKMIENARLAASARNGQNIRYALVWEKNLCDEIFPNIAWAGGIKWNPSEKECPRAYIVLCLPNKKNLNYNYNYFDMGIASQNILLTATEMNLGGCILASFNKDKIQQLLNIPENYSCEIMIALGEPAEKSSIFNAIHKETKYYRDEENHHMYVPKLCVKDLIFNK, from the coding sequence ATGGATAAAAATATATTTTTAAAAAATCGTTCATATAGATCTTTTACAAGTAGAAGTGTCTATAAGGAAGAATTATTAAAAATGATTGAAAACGCTAGACTTGCAGCTAGTGCTAGAAACGGTCAAAACATAAGATATGCTCTTGTTTGGGAAAAAAATCTATGTGATGAAATATTTCCAAATATTGCATGGGCTGGAGGAATAAAATGGAATCCTTCTGAAAAGGAATGTCCTCGAGCTTATATTGTATTATGTCTACCAAACAAAAAAAACTTAAATTATAACTATAATTATTTTGATATGGGTATTGCTTCTCAAAATATTTTGTTAACTGCAACTGAAATGAATTTAGGTGGATGTATTCTAGCATCATTTAACAAGGATAAAATACAACAACTTTTAAATATTCCTGAAAATTATAGCTGTGAGATTATGATTGCTCTAGGGGAGCCTGCTGAGAAATCATCTATCTTCAACGCTATACACAAAGAAACTAAATACTATCGTGATGAAGAAAATCATCATATGTACGTACCAAAGCTTTGTGTAAAAGATCTTATATTTAATAAATAA
- a CDS encoding hemolysin III family protein, producing the protein MKQTLEEYLNAISHYVGAGLSVIALVLMIIKSSKTLEAGYILGCVIFGLALIFLYSMSGTYHILKKGKAKNIFRVLDHVAIYVLISASYTPYIFTVLHGKTRWIVFCAQWGLTLFGIIFKMFFTGRFKAVSTLIYLFMGWMVMFVFKDIKLSLSTMSLDFLITGGIIYSVGALFYMMKNLKFSHCIWHMFVIGGSLFNFLSIYYIV; encoded by the coding sequence ATGAAACAAACTTTAGAAGAATATTTAAATGCAATAAGTCATTATGTGGGAGCTGGTTTATCAGTTATTGCTTTAGTTTTAATGATTATCAAATCTTCTAAAACTTTAGAAGCAGGTTATATCTTAGGTTGTGTAATTTTTGGATTGGCATTAATATTTTTATATTCAATGTCAGGAACATATCATATTTTAAAAAAAGGAAAGGCTAAAAATATATTTAGAGTCTTAGACCATGTGGCAATTTATGTGTTGATTTCAGCATCTTATACGCCTTATATTTTTACTGTTTTACATGGTAAAACTAGATGGATTGTTTTTTGTGCTCAGTGGGGTCTTACTTTATTTGGGATTATTTTTAAAATGTTTTTCACAGGAAGATTTAAAGCCGTTTCTACTTTAATTTATTTATTTATGGGATGGATGGTAATGTTTGTATTTAAGGATATAAAATTATCTTTAAGTACTATGTCTTTAGACTTTTTAATTACCGGTGGTATAATTTATTCAGTAGGTGCATTGTTTTATATGATGAAAAATTTAAAATTTAGTCATTGTATATGGCATATGTTTGTAATAGGTGGAAGTTTATTTAATTTTTTATCTATTTATTATATAGTTTAG